From Mercenaria mercenaria strain notata chromosome 17, MADL_Memer_1, whole genome shotgun sequence, the proteins below share one genomic window:
- the LOC123536936 gene encoding uncharacterized protein LOC123536936 produces the protein MGDGTVCVLVCGSCCFLFVPFIFQSVGFFTPMWASNATCDSIGLLYSCCAGSDNDTCKNTNGGDELDARALGLHATSFAVMFLAVFFLCCGICRGDDDDGETGWCTILGECCSLLYPVAGLFSFIGCIIVATQYSTSELGYSFYLCLTDGCMIIILTIIGCIVVCKYGKDEDDYPTRPSSTVSPSGGYGGSHSGGGASSVVPYSGSGGVALYEPRQAQVQYEAQHATVHHAVAVHDEETGGIFVFMRKINFTRIVASVKHN, from the exons ATGGGAGATGGGACAGTATGTGTGCTTGTATGTGGTTCttgctgttttttgtttgttccatttatatttcAAAGCGTGGGCTTCTTTACACCAATGTGGGCATCAAATGCAACATGTGACTCGATTGGGCTTTTGTACAGCTGTTGCGCCGGAAGTGATAACGATACCTGTAAAAATACAAATGGAGGAGACG AACTGGACGCAAGAGCTTTGGGCTTACATGCTACGTCGTTtgcagttatgtttcttgcagtGTTTTTCTTGTGTTGTGGAATATGCCgcggtgatgatgatgatggtgaaaCAGGCTGGTGTACAATACTTGGAGAATGCTGCTCTTTATTATACCCTGTTGCAG GTTTGTTCAGTTTCATTGGTTGTATCATAGTTGCGACACAATACTCCACCTCTGAGCTCGGCTATTCCTTCTATCTGTGCCTTACAGATGGTTGTATGATAATCATCCTAACGATTATTGGCTGTATTGTGGTGTGCAAATACGGGAAGGATGAGGACGACTATCCGACACGGCCATCTAGCACGGTCTCTCCATCTGGCGGCTATGGCGGATCACATTCAGGTGGTGGCGCTTCAAGCGTTGTGCCTTACTCCGGAAGTGGAGGGGTTGCCCTATATGAACCTCGGCAAGCTCAGGTTCAGTATGAAGCGCAACATGCGACCGTGCATCACGCTGTTGCTGTTCATGACGAAGAAACTGGAGGAATCTTTGTCTTCATGAGGAAAATCAACTTCACGAGGATCGTTGCTTCAGTCAAACACAACTAG